From Schistocerca americana isolate TAMUIC-IGC-003095 chromosome 9, iqSchAmer2.1, whole genome shotgun sequence, the proteins below share one genomic window:
- the LOC124550766 gene encoding homeobox protein Nkx-2.2-like, with product MNSCVLAAVPQQTHAVPPPPQQLSPDSTSPGTQGHGQAHGSPPPPPHDAAPDSQLQRAPPDVHEDGDSRDSERLHHHQPGAHPGEDQGAQAGGEGAAGGQPAQQPQQKKRKRRVLFSKAQTYELERRFRQQRYLSAPEREHLASIIRLTPTQVKIWFQNHRYKTKRAQQEKGQQGVYTARPVPSPRRVAVPVLVRDGKPCVG from the exons atgaatagtt GCGTGCTGGCGGCGGTGCCCCAGCAGACGCACGCGGtgccgccgcccccgcagcagcTGAGCCCGGACAGCACGTCGCCGGGCACGCAGGGCCACGGGCAGGCGCacggctcgccgcccccgccgccccacgACGCCGCCCCCGACTCGCAGCTGCAGCGCGCCCCGCCGGATGTTCACGAGGACGGCGACAGCCGCGACTCGGAGCGGCTGCACCACCACCAACCTGGCGCCCACCCAG GTGAGGACCAGGGCGCGCAGGCCGGTGGCGAGGGCGCGGCCGGCGGCCAGCCGGCGCAGCAGCCGCAGCAAAAGAAGCGCAAGCGGCGGGTGCTGTTCAGCAAGGCGCAGACGTACGAGCTGGAGCGCCGCTTCCGCCAGCAGCGCTACCTGTCGGCGCCCGAGCGCGAGCACCTCGCCTCCATCATCCGCCTGACGCCCACCCAGGTCAAGATCTGGTTCCAGAACCACCGCTACAAGACCAAGCGCGCCCAGCAGGAGAAGGGCCAGCAAGGTGTGTACACTGCCCGCC CGGTCCCGTCGCCGCGGCGGGTGGCGGTGCCGGTGCTGGTGCGCGACGGCAAGCCCTGCgtgggc